The following proteins come from a genomic window of Sardina pilchardus chromosome 1, fSarPil1.1, whole genome shotgun sequence:
- the LOC134069868 gene encoding polymeric immunoglobulin receptor-like, translating into MILLLSIFLLISDWCEADLKAGYLGGTKNIYWRYEPQFSMMPKHLCKRDDTGIVIIASTNTAVKPQSRFFIHDNQQYRVITVIITSVSDSDTGEYWCGVFESAKFVYFDKVDFSAMPLTGYMGGAAEIEFLYSQGYEQKAKYLSRPGLETSFHTLLIQTQRSQTRADSEKFSLRDDTTARKLTATIRGLQAEDSGTYSFGMETAGHYIHWPLAVKGLTVVSYTDGRSVTISCKYQRTRSNKRSKHFCRGKYPVECLEQGLLAGVGRFFLRDNAADQVFTVTISNLTEEDAGIYWCVEMIGNSGAEFTSAVQLTVKKDSSATVSESDTKSVTWVLVPIVMLLLLAIGLLVVKYKKTCERENYCKCLVASTSDVQMDMNTAGNKQEKQEAVDYENDDVQVSGRTSVDPPIPPRRIDRLSSDDMYQNSDMVEDIPPYLTVIP; encoded by the exons ATGATTCTGTTATTGTCAATCTTCCTACTGATCTCAG ATTGGTGTGAAGCAGATTTAAAAGCTGGCTATCTGGGAGGAACGAAGAACATCTACTGGCGCTACGAACCACAGTTCAGCATGATGCCAAAACACCTGTGCAAACGCGATGATACCGGCATTGTGATCATAGCCTCCACTAACACAGCAGTCAAACCTCAGAGCAGATTCTTCATACATGATAACCAACAGTATAGAGTTATCACGGTTATCATCACGTCTGTGTCTGACAGTGACACCGGGGAGTACTGGTGTGGAGTTTTTGAATCTGCGAAATTTGTCTACTTTGATAAAGTGGACTTTTCGG ctatgCCACTAACTGGATACATGGGAGGGGCGGCAGAGATTGAGTTCTTGTACAGTCAGGGATATGAGCAGAAGGCAAAGTACCTCTCCAGACCAGGACTAGAAACCTCCTTCCACACCCTCCTCATCCAAACGCAACGCAGCCAGACCAGAGCCGACAGCGAGAAGTTCTCCCTCCGCGACGACACCACGGCGAGGAAACTCACCGCGACTATCAGAGGGCTGCAAGCAGAGGATTCTGGGACATACTCTTTTGGAATGGAGACTGCTGGGCACTATATTCACTGGCCACTGGCAGTTAAAGGCC TGACTGTGGTGAGCTACACAGACGGTCGCTCCGTTACTATATCCTGCAAGTATCAGAGAACAAGAAGTAACAAGAGGAGTAAACACTTTTGCAGAGGAAAATATCCAGTAGAGTGTTTGGAGCAAGGGCTGCTGGCAGGAGTAGGCAGGTTCTTTTTGCGGGACAATGCTGCTGACCAAGTCTTCACCGTCACCATCTCTAACCTCACCGAAGAGGACGCTGGGATATACTGGTGTGTAGAGATGATTGGCAACAGTGGAGCAGAGTTCACTTCAGCTGTTCAGCTAACTGTCAAGAAAG ACTCAAGTGCAACAGTGTCTGAGTCAGACACAAAGTCAGTCACCTGGGTGTTGGTCCCTAttgtgatgctgctgctgttggccaTAGGCCTCCTGGTGGTCAAATACAAGAAGACATGTGAACGAG AAAATTACTGTAAATGCCTTGTAGCATCTACCTCAGATGTTCAGATGGACATGAACACAGCAGGAAATAAACAG GAGAAACAGGAGGCTGTTGATTATGAGAACGATGATGTACAAGTCAGTGGTAGGACTTCAGTCGACCCCCCAATACCTCCCCGAAGAATCGACAGACTCAGTTCCGATGACATGTACCAGAATTCCGACATGGTGGAAGACATTCCGCCCTACCTGACGGTGATTCCGTGA
- the LOC134069950 gene encoding polymeric immunoglobulin receptor-like, which produces MALFVTIIFLLIPVGWCEVAVRTGYIGESTNIYCTPPPQLSTVLFRLCKRTDGNKCNVIISTKAQGNPHGTRYTMADQGHIVINPISDSDTGEYWCIWESNGKLTTTEKIKFWAIPITGYIGGKVEMKLLYGSGYENKGKYLQREGCLTSLIYIQNGQTRTNKEKYSLYDYARTKELTLTIRGLEAEDSGKYMFGILDVGVFPEWPLIVKALINVSNFEGHNTKIPCKYQTARSSGYLPHFCRGRDPGECLEQGALENRLSYEDSAAEKVLIVSIYNLRAEDSGIYWCVDFPDRGPEFTAAIQLTVKKYSSATVSESDTISVTWVLVPVVMLLLLATGLLVVKYKKTSERAPDLPGSAMFTNTARTIKETVDYEYDDVSASQTRTANLPQRDFVRHTPHFSRELYQDLNPNTNQGNSIYMSL; this is translated from the exons atggctctGTTTGTGACAATCATCTTCCTCCTGATCCCAG TAGGTTGGTGTGAAGTAGCAGTGAGGACCGGCTATATAGGGGAAAGCACAAACATCTACTGTACCCCGCCACCACAACTAAGCACTGTCCTGTTTCGCCTCTGCAAACGCACCGATGGTAACAAATGTAATGTTATCATTTCCACAAAGGCACAGGGGAACCCTCATGGCACCAGATACACAATGGCTGACCAAGGGCACATTGTCATCAATCCGATCTCTGACAGCGACACAGGAGAGTACTGGTGCATTTGGGAGTCAAATGGGAAGCTGACCACCACTGAAAAAATAAAATTTTGGG cCATCCCCATAACTGGATACATCGGAGGAAAAGTAGAGATGAAACTACTGTATGGATCTGGATATGAGAACAAGGGAAAGTACCTCCAAAGAGAAGGATGCCTCACCAGTCTCATTTACATTCAAAATGGCCAGACCAGGACCAATAAAGAGAAGTATTCCCTTTATGACTATGCCAGAACCAAGGAGCTTACACTGACCATCAGAGGACTTGAAGCAGAGGATTCTGGGAAATATATGTTTGGAATACTTGACGTTGGGGTTTTCCCTGAATGGCCACTGATAGTGAAAGCCT TGATTAACGTGAGCAACTTTGAGGGACACAACACTAAAATACCCTGCAAGTACCAAACTGCTAGAAGTTCAGGGTATCTCCCGCATTTCTGCAGAGGACGTGATCCTGGGGAGTGTTTGGAGCAAGGGGCGCTGGAGAACAGATTATCTTATGAGGACAGTGCAGCTGAGAAAGTCCTCATTGTGAGCATCTACAACCTACGAGCAGAGGATTCTGGGATATACTGGTGTGTGGACTTTCCTGACAGAGGACCCGAGTTTACGGCAGCCATTCAGTTAACCGTCAAAAAAT ACTCAAGTGCCACAGTCTCTGAATCAGACACCATCTCAGTCACCTGGGTGTTGGTCCCAGTTGTGATGCTGCTGCTCTTGGCCACAGGCCTCCTGGTGGTCAAATACAAGAAGACGTCTGAACGAG CTCCTGACTTGCCAGGCAGTGCAATGTTCACAAATACAGCAAGGACTATAAAG gaGACTGTTGATTATGAGTACGATGATGTATCTGCCTCTCAGACAAGGACTGCCAATCTTCCCCAGAGAGACTTTGTTCGCCACACTCCTCATTTCAGCCGAGAACTTTACCAGGATCTGAACCCCAACACGAACCAAGGGAATTCAATTTATATGTCGCTTTGA
- the LOC134077266 gene encoding polymeric immunoglobulin receptor-like, whose protein sequence is MNLSVSTIFLITVGWCEAVTMTGYLGGRANIYCRYPSHTSRDYKSIYKQTTVDRSDCVASTDPGIVNQDRFSINDDTLRRVATVTISSVSVGDSGEYQCQGYTLNGVPVIFERVKFWAIPLTGYIGGEVQMKCPYESKFEKNTKYLQKLGSPISLVQTEDGQIRADNGRFSLYDDTEGRELMVNVRGLQAEDSGKYRCGIKDFSHREWPLAVKNVISVSGFEGHTIDISCKYQNMSGAYRKHFCQGTDPKKCLEEGLLTQDRVCLRDNAADQVFTVAMSNFKAEDAGIYWCVAIDDISQVLEFTSAVQLTVKNVLWC, encoded by the exons ATGAATCTGTCTGTGTCAACCATCTTCCTGATCACAG TAGGTTGGTGTGAAGCAGTGACAATGACTGGCTATCTCGGAGGAAGGGCAAACATTTACTGTCGCTACCCATCGCATACTAGCAGAGACTACAAAAGCATCTACAAGCAAACAACTGTTGATCGATCTGATTGTGTGGCTTCAACAGATCCAGGGATCGTTAATCAGGATAGATTCTCCATTAATGATGACACACTGCGCAGAGTTGCAACTGTTACCATCAGTAGTGTGTCTGTCGGTGACAGTGGAGAGTACCAGTGTCAGGGTTATACTTTAAATGGGGTGCCCGTCATCTTTGAAAGAGTGAAGTTTTGGG ccataCCACTCACTGGCTACATAGGAGGTGAAGTACAGATGAAATGTCCATATGAAAGCAAATTTGAGAAAAATACAAAGTACCTCCAAAAACTCGGCTCCCCCATCAGTCTGGTTCAAACTGAAGATGGCCAAATCAGGGCTGACAATGGAAGGTTTTCCCTCTACGATGACACCGAGGGAAGAGAGCTTATGGTGAACGTCAGAGGACTACAGGCAGAGGATTCTGGGAAATATCGCTGTGGAATAAAGGATTTTTCTCATCGTGAATGGCCACTGGCAGTTAAAAATG TGATCAGTGTAAGCGGCTTTGAGGGGCACACCATTGACATTTCCTGCAAGTATCAGAACATGAGTGGGGCATATCGTAAACATTTCTGCCAAGGAACAGATCCAAAGAAGTGTTTAGAGGAAGGACTTTTGACTCAGGACAGAGTCTGCTTGCGGGACAATGCTGCCGACCAAGTCTTCACTGTGGCCATGTCTAACTTCAAAGCCGAGGATGCTGGGATATACTGGTGTGTGGCGATTGATGACATCAGTCAAGTACTGGAGTTCACTTCAGCTGTTCAGTTAACTGTCAAGAACG TCCTTTGGTGCTGA